The sequence aactgttgttctgatcaaAGCAGTAATAAAACtggtctttagactagttgagtatctggagcatcagcatttgtgggttcgattgcaggctcaaaatggccagaaacaaagtactttctcctgaaactcgtcagtctattcttgttctgagaaatgaaggctattccatgcgagaaattgccaagaaactgaagagctcatacaatgctgtgtgttactcccttcacagaacagcgcaaactggctctaaccagaatagaaagagtgggaggccccggcgcACAACTGAGAACGAGGACAAGTACGTTTgggtctagtttgagaaagacgGCTCACAagaactggcagcttcattaagtagtacctgcaaaacaccaggcTCAACGTCActgaagaggcaactccaggatgTTGGCCTTTTAGGCAGTTGCAAAGAAAGccatcagactggccaataaaaagtcaagattaagatgggcaaaagaactacgtagaaagccagcatcccagagtcaaactgacagagctcgagagggatccgcagagaagaataggagaaaatcCCCGTTAATACTGGTGCCACGCTTGTCAACTCAtacaagactcaaggctgtagtggctgccaaaaggtgcttcaaagtactgagtaaaacaGCTGAAAACTGAATAGCTATGCAAGTGTGATATCAGTTTCATTTTTTAATACATATGCAGTGTCTTAACccgtttctgctttgtcattatgcctTGTGTTGAATGCATGAGCCTTTATAAAATGTGCGTTGTCTGTCCTGTGAATCATTGGGTGTGACTGACAGGGTTATATTTATCTACCTTGTGCCATTGTCACAAAAGGTGTTCATCTGGCAACAAGATGAAGCAAATAACCACATGTAGATgtaacaaaccatttctttatttAGTTCAACTGTTGCATAGAGCTCACAAGCCATTTTAATACTACATTTTTTCAAGACAAAGTTACTTTATGCATTCCCACACTAAAGAAAAGTATTAGTTGGATTCTTGTTTGATATATTCAGAGGTTGATCAGCATTAGTAATACATGACACTAGTTATGGGGAAGACTAGACCAAGTCTTCTCTCCTTTGGGTCTTCATGCCTGGCAGTCATTCTTGATCAACTGGATCGCTCCCAGCCAGGGTTGGCTCCACACCTCAAAGATGCACTGGTAAGTCTGAGGAAACAGGAAGCAACACGAGTTGGCGTGATCAAACACCCTTTCAGCGAGCATACCACCTGACAAAAGGTTTGTTGGACATTGCAGCCGACTGCCTGagctacaaatcaccttgcatcataaacAATGTATTATTTGTAGAGTAGTCAGGCAAAATGTACCCACAATGAATCATGGTTTTGATGCTCTCAAAACACTGCCAACAGACATTCGTCTATAGAAATGTCAACTGAAACTTCCCTTTGCAAACAACTCAATACTGAACCAATAGTGAAATGGGTAACACGTTACAAGTAGGATTTACTAACAGTTTATAAATAGTTTTAGTTACCAATGTGTTCACTGTTGGtaacaggttaaaaaaaaaaggacAATTTTTAAGCTGTACAtatagaaagcactgagctgaAGTGCCAGTGttaacacaaacagatctgggaccaggctagtctAGTGGTCCTTACCGCAGCTGGGTCCTGATGCACAGCGCAGTCCTTCGCCACGCCTCCCTTCCTGCACAGGGTCCTGGCCATCCGCACTGTGAAGATGTACTTCATCCCAGCTACCACCTGTAAGCAGAGGATGGTCAGCACGTCAGACCACAGACatagaatcccccccccccaatcttgAATGAGGAACCTGTTCtagtgattctatttctatgtctagaaCTGAACTACTAAAAAAACAGTGCAGATGACCGCATCGTTTAAAAATGAGTCTCCTGCATAATATCAAGTGAGCATTGTTCACTGAGCCAGAGGGTACATAGGGCAATGGACATCTTATAATCACATTAGTCCTAGCGTGTTCACTCCCGACAATAGGCTCCCATTGTCTCCACTCATCACCAACTATGTAAGGGATCTATGGAAAACAATGGACGTGGATCCACGACACTATAGCGGAGTTGAATTATTTTCACAGTGAATGGATGGAACCCCGAGTTGATTATTCATTTTACATCAAATCTATAAATTAACCACACGTGTGTTCACCATCCAgcgaagtagctagcaagttgaCTAGATGGCTACAGTAGTTGTCATGTTAACCCAACAAAACAGACttgcttgctattatgaaaaccAAATTCAACAAGACCAATACTGTTTTCAATTtgacttttattttttaaataaactatAGCCATTTAATTATATGGTTCAAACACACCCTGCGTTATAGGGAATTATACAAACGGGTGGGTCTAATACTGGATGCTCACAGGTTTAAACCGCATTCCAGACATTGTTTATTACACAAATTAGCACCAGCTAAAGGTAGGACCTTGACGTCCCCATTTAATCTgttctgactgcgcaatccagtTTCTGGTAAACCCAGCCAGGCAGTTTATAAACTTGATccactgtaaaaaaaacaacatctaGAGACATTgatctcccatttcttttagcccagcatttgattttcaacagcggagatttatATAAAACAAAGCTGTCTGTCTCTTGCATCCGGAAGAGAGTTTATCAGCGAGTTGAAATCATAAAGCAGCTCGTGTCAATAgtgttgcttccgtccctctcctcgcccctacctgggctcgaaccagggacctgcAGAACAAGGGAAACTTCTAGGTCTGAGCAATTGACGACACCGATTGAgtcactattagcgcgcacctcgCTAACCATGTCACACCGGTTACACTGGCACAGTTTTTAATGGATATATAAAGATATAATCCAGGTCAAATGAAAATGCAGCTAGTTCGCTGCCTTTACAGCTTCAATTTGAAGTGATTGTTGTTCAGAGGAACTAGctaacagtgtcctgacgagagcacattttctatgccaagtGAAGTCGCACAGCACTATAGCTCATAGTTATCCAAATTCAATGTCATTAGAAAATTTAAAACGCAaatactttgctgttattctgtcttcATTGTTTGACGTGACTAATTTAGCCATAGTTAACTAGCTAGTAAGCAAGGAAGGGATAAAAACATTACCAACTAGTATtacaatggaacattttgaacgaacgaccagccggttTGGGCAGCAACAGACTTGTCGGGGCTACATCTtgtgaaatagtatgaataatcAACATTTAAAAAAGTTATTCATATCTCAATcaatatttgaatatgttggtaacccgttataTAAATGTGATAACGCCCTCGAAGCAGGTGttaaggatatattggcacggtttccCGGTCCTCGACTTGCTCTCGGGCGTAACACCTGTGCCAATATCCAAACACTGGTTTCTCGGGCGAAATGCAACAAAAACACCCTGTCGTGTGTGATCGAGGCGTAAAGTTAGTTAActtgctacttccagacacaaacgaGAGAATATCTGACCATTCCACTTCCACTAGCTGAGCTGGTTAggatgttatccagagcgttggtgaccaACTgcgctgctggcaacaatttaatgacGTTTTTtggccgacgtttactgacaccggtcatattcgaCAGATGAATTTACGAATTCACATCATTTAGTTATTCTGCCTCTGGCACACAAGACGAGATTGTCCTGAAAACAGAGTAGATAGAGAGTGGATTTAGGTATTGAACAGCGGAATGAAAAACTACGCTACACAACGAACGATGAACATTGAAGTCAATTCAACTAATGAAAGGATCTATAAAAATGGGACTGACCTGCATCTGAGCCTTGACAACTTTGGCCACCTGCCAAACATACATATCGTTTGTAGCCTTGTTGTTTTCGGCCACGGCGAACTGCAGTGCGTCTTTGGTCGCTTGGTCGTTCATATTTGCGTCCGTGACGCCCCCCGGCATCCCATCGACGCTCGCCACGATGAATGCCACCGCGAGCAAAGGAACGACGAGCTTCCAATTCATGGTCATTTTCCCCTCCCGTCTTGTCTTGTCTTTTATTGCAACTTGGATCGTATCAAGAAACGTTTACACCACAACGAATCCTCAACCGCGGACGACTTTTATATAAACGCGTTGACGTCACGTCTGCTTGTTGAAGGGGGTGGGGCTTAATTATGAGTGGAATTAATATCAACACAGAAGCGACCGCCTCTAATCACCGACAATGAACTATGCGCAAAATGGGACGAATGCGTGCAACAATAGTTAAACATTCGCCTTCTGCTACTATTTCTGTCAAGCCATTTATCACATGCAGTTTGGTGCAACAGTTCAATAAATCCAACGTGTGCGCCACAGAACGAATTGCCTCTGCAActcaatgctgcaaggcaaacgcagctcTCCATTAGACATTAATGTACTTATAGTGTACCAAAACGCAATAATAACTGTTGGTATCGTCGAAGCCTAAAAGAGGAGGACCCAAGAGATATCACGTAGCTCACTAGAGTAACCCGTTTTGCAGAGCGGCTTACCCCGTTTATTTGCTTGGTTGTAGAGGTTAAGCTAAATAATGATATATGGAAAAATATTACGAAACGTAATGAGAGCTTGCACACCAATGGATGTCAAAAATCTAAATCTCTGTAAGTGACACTAAACTAAATAGGCCCAGGACTAGGCTTTATTGGCTTTAGGGATGATTGGCTATTTATACATTCTAGCTTTAGACCTACTGTTAGACGTTCCCAGTGTATTAAATAGTGGTTACTTACTTCCCagggggtgtcaaactcattccactgaGGGCCGAGTTGGCAGCCGCTTTTATAGTTCTTCTTTcgattaagacctagacaaccagggtGAGGGTAGTTCCTTagtaattagtgaccttaattcgtCAATCAACAACAAGGGTAGATCGAAAACCCGCAGACAACTCTGCCCTCATTGGAATGAGTTTTACACGGGGCTAGGCTATATTCGTGATTTGACTTCTGTGCTTGTTATTTAGTCTATGGTGACTGGCCTCAAGTTATTGATGATACAAACCTGAATAAATGGAATTAAGAATTGTATTTTCTTATCATCATCGTGGTCATAATGTCATTAGTCTAGTGAAATGGTGCTTTcacgacaactgggaactcggggggagaaaaaaacgaggtcaaatcCTGACGTCAGTGATCGGATTTTCAAGTCGGAAAGTCTGAGCTTCAGAAAGGTGCGCAGTGTCCCGACTTTGAACTCCAAAGTTGGATCACCGTTCAAAAAAAGATTTTCCCAGCCGGAGCTcatttttcccgagttcccagttgcctTGAAAGCACTGAAGTCGGGAGATTTCCGAGTTCAGTTGATTTGAATGCGGTAAACGTCCAGACTTCAGTCAATGACGCACATAGACAGGAGCGCACTTTGGAACTGCAGGACTCTTGAGTAACCATGCAGACAATTGAAGTTCTGAAGTGAGTACTTTTTTAATGTGGATAAATAAAGCATATTTGATCAAACCATTGCATAAGAGTATATTCATAGTTTATAGACGTGGTTAAGACTAAAGAGGTCAACGGAACGCAGACAGTCGGGATAGAAGAAAAACGGTGGGTTGGCGGCGCACGTTCAACAAACAAAGTGGATGTTCGTCAAGTCGTGATcgatgtattgtaacaggcccgATTTGGATATATTTGTCTGTTTTCGCTGCATAACATTTTATAAATcgtcccttttcaggtttagaagaagtgaccGCTTAATGTTAACTCCCCATTTGTATAAACTGGTAGCATAGCTAGGATAGCGAAATCTGGGTTTGGAAGCATGTCGTTTTTAAAGGCGCgcatgcagaaatcgctccaccattttcTGGTTGCAAATATTAAAATAGTTCGACTAATGTCCGTTTTATTTGACTACAAGCAAGAATGGTACGATGATATTCTACACTATTTAAACagttgtgaaatatattttccattacCACATATAGTAATATCAGCTGGTTGAACCTTGTGTACAAaacacaaagtaaaaaaaaaagaagcaaagTAATGtcgcacatagaacatatctactgctTTCAATGAGAACGACAGATGTTGGCTTGCCCAAAAAGTTATGTTTTGCAgctttaactgtaatgcagttgattagTGATGACGACATGAACATATATtagggttgacatccatacaagcatttTATTCAGATTTATACCTCTGTGAAATACCATTTATTTTCCCTGGGGGGCAATGAGTAGGTTTGGGAGGTTGAATGAAATAGCTAAATTCCCATGTgccaaaatataaaaaactagttaaatgggtttccatcgcattttcaactacTGTTAGTTTTGTAAGAAGAAATGTTTTGCTATATAGCGAATCTTTAGTTTTGGCAACAGCTCGTAGATACGGTGTGGGTAGGCTGCCTACATGATGAGAGCAAGTTTGTTAATACATTGGGGGGGGAAAgtatgatcccctgctgattttgtacgtttgcccactgacaaagaaatgatccgtctataattttaatggtaggtttatttgaacagtgagagacagaataacaacaaaaaaatccagaaaaatgcatgtcaaaaatgttataaaatgatttgcattttaatgagggaaataagtatttgacccctctgcaaaacataacttagtacttggtggcaaaacccttgttggcaatcagaggtcagacttttcttgtagttggccaccaggtttgcacacatctcaggagggattttgtcccactcctctttgcagatcttctccaagtctttaaggtttcgaggctgacgtttggcaactcgaaccttcaactccctccacagattttctatgggatttaggtctggagactggctaggccactccaggaccttaatgtgcttcttcttgagacagtcctttgttgccttggccgtgtgttttgggtcattgtcatactggaatacccatccacgacccattttcaatgccctggctgagggaaggagattctcacccaagatttgacggtacatggccccatccatcgtccctttgatgcggtgaagttgtcctgtccccttagcagaaaaacacccccaaagcataatgtttccacctccatgtttgacggtggggatggtgttcttggggtcataggcagcattcctcctcctccaaacacggcgagttgagttgatggcaaagagctccattttggtctcatctgaccataacacttgcacccagttgtcctctgaatcattcagatgttcattggcaaacttcagacgggcatgtatatgtgctttcttgagcagggggaccttgcgggcactgcaggatttcagtccttcacggcgtagtgtgttaccaattgttttcttggtgactatggtcccagctgccttgagatcattgacaagatcctcccgtgtagttctgggctggtTCCTcaacgttctcatgatcattgcaactccacgaggtgagatcttgcatggagccctaggccgagggagattgatcgttcttttgtgtttcttccatttgcgaataatcgcaccaaatgttgccaccttctcaccaagctgcttggcgatggtcttgtagcccattccagccttgtgtaggtctataatcttgtccctgacatccttggagagctttggtcttgtccatggtggagagtttggaatctgattgattgcttctgtggactggtgtcttttatacaggtaacaagctgtggttaagagcactccctttaagagtgtgctcctaatctcagcttgttacctgtataaaagacacctgggagccagaaatctttctgattgagagggggtcaaatacttatttccctcattaaaatgcaaatcaatttataacatttttgacatgcgtttttctggattttttgttgttattctgtctctcactgttcaaataaacctaccattaaaattatagactgataatttttgtcagtgggcaaacgtacaaaatcagcaggggatcaaatacttttttccctcactgtatgtaagaCGGAAGCCAAAATAAAAACTAATTTGCCTACATAGTGAAaatattatggacaaaagagacaaatgtttatttgtcaaacggcagccaagcattgatgatcatgtcaccagagtAAGACCCTTGTTATACATTGGAACGAGGCATCAAgttcatcaccttgcactttcatcATAATTGATTGAATCGCTAGCCTAATAAACCGCATGCTTTCCCAATGAGTAATAGTGGACGGACCAAACGACATGGCATTGCTTGATTCCATTTACtttgattatgattattatatcaatatttgcgcaaaAAAGCATATCCACTGACaattctcgcataattaattttacagacaaaaAGATCGCATCTTGTCTAGcgtgttttgtcgacatttagaaAGTTTACCTACAAATGTTCTGTTTTCATCAGGCCTGTCATTAAGTTGTTTTAATATGTACTTCACTCTCATAGAAAGATTGAATGGAAACCTGGTTTGTGATgctaacttttatttatttatttatttccgggttgttttgtgtgttggtATTCCAGACAGGCCCTCTCCAGCCTGGACCCtacccagcagcagcagctcttgGTGGCCGGGTCTGCGGTGGCCGTGGGCGGGCTGCTGACCTGTTATTACTGGGTCTATCAAGGGACGAAGACCAAGCGCATTCCAACAGGGGATGGGTGGTGGGGGGCAGGAGAGAAGCCTCGGTCAGAGGATGAGAAGGTTTTCCCCTTTCAGGTCCAAACTTCCGATGAAGAGATACAGGTAGGATAATAAAGGGGGTGAAACATAATATAAAGTTCATTATTGCTGCAAGTCTTAATGTCAGTTTCTGCTGGACACAAACTGGTTCAATCCACTTTGTTTTAACTTAATTTGCCAACATATTGTGACATGGAATCTacatgtaaaatacattttagatttgaAAGAAGTAAACTGTTGttttttgagggtgaaatttcaaccacaggattatgtcatcatggtaaccaaatttcaacagGCAATTGTATAAAAATATGTTTAATTAATTTGTATATTTTAAACAATGTCAGATCATCAACATTTCTATCCACTGtcgaggggaaaaaaacaataggCTGGCCAGCACCTCCCGTTGGAGAGTTGATGCATCTACAACTactgtagtggcttcctttcctctttaccatggccactgcccaagcctgaagcggggttgtttggtacgcatacagtccacactcaaggtttccaaaaagccaaacattcaatgtgatccagggatatggtgcaacaaaaatgtttattcttcttatatctaacaggaaaatgattatccaatcaacttaaaacatagATTACTCgatatggaaaatacacaatatgacctgtctgtctgtatgtctgtatgtctgtatgtctgtatgtatgtctgtatggtcaaaaaactataccgctcccgcgtctagcaaggactcctccccccaaaggcccaacttcctgcttttatcctaacacacttactgcagtacaatgaatgggcaagaggggggggggacaaaaacaAAGTTACGCTAACAACAAatgaatacatctcaatcaggtaaatataaatcataaaggtacgtacctaatatttcatcatatacattcatatttacacaaatatacatggagctctatatgttctgtcttttatacaaatatgtccaaatcggctCTAACAACTACCCTTTGGTATTTCATCCAGGGTATTAACCAAGCCCAGCCAttatatttatcacagactatTACCTATGTGCTATCGCGAGAAGGATTGTTGTGAGATCTCCAGTTAAAAACGAAATAGATTCGCTATTAAAGGGAAgttttaacagagcaaatgaaacgGGACCGTACTTTATCTCTCCATACATCATCAATGAGACTATTTAGCCCTGTATAGCATTAGTAAaatcatcaacagctattgtttcgaTTCAACCCAGAATTTAATTA is a genomic window of Salmo trutta chromosome 10, fSalTru1.1, whole genome shotgun sequence containing:
- the LOC115201725 gene encoding cystatin — protein: MTMNWKLVVPLLAVAFIVASVDGMPGGVTDANMNDQATKDALQFAVAENNKATNDMYVWQVAKVVKAQMQVVAGMKYIFTVRMARTLCRKGGVAKDCAVHQDPAATYQCIFEVWSQPWLGAIQLIKNDCQA